A single window of Actinoallomurus bryophytorum DNA harbors:
- a CDS encoding NAD-dependent epimerase/dehydratase family protein, which yields MILLIGGLGFIGSHVTRALVDLGRPCVLAQRRTGGVPDLLAGEIGGPVSVEQADVTDLKSLLAVGERHEITSIVYLAGAFGTDPADPVGGVRAGVDGLVNLFEAAVEWGVPRVGLASTIGVYDVTGDGPLREDMPLPMTAGHPIPAAKKVGELIGDHIGGAAGLEVLHYRIGAVWGPLGRPASRFFAVPQLVHRAVRGTVPALSGPGPAGAAPAGPAAYADDGMDTIYVKDCGRAIALLHTAERLGHRTYNVSGGRATTYREFATAITGVIPDAEIDLREGRDPNGLGRDVHLDISRLRQDTGYRHAYDTEAAVRDYVDWLRAGHER from the coding sequence ATGATCCTTCTCATCGGCGGTCTGGGCTTCATCGGATCGCACGTCACGCGGGCGCTGGTCGACCTGGGCCGGCCGTGCGTCCTCGCCCAGCGCCGTACCGGTGGTGTGCCGGACCTGCTCGCCGGCGAGATCGGCGGCCCGGTCTCCGTCGAGCAGGCGGACGTGACCGACCTGAAGTCGCTGCTCGCGGTCGGCGAGCGGCACGAGATCACCAGCATCGTGTACCTCGCGGGAGCGTTCGGCACGGACCCGGCCGACCCCGTCGGCGGCGTACGCGCCGGGGTCGACGGCCTGGTCAACCTGTTCGAGGCCGCCGTCGAGTGGGGGGTGCCGCGCGTCGGCCTGGCGAGCACGATCGGCGTCTACGACGTCACCGGCGACGGCCCGCTGCGCGAGGACATGCCGCTGCCGATGACCGCGGGCCACCCGATCCCGGCGGCCAAGAAGGTCGGCGAACTGATCGGCGACCACATCGGCGGCGCCGCCGGTCTCGAGGTCCTGCACTACCGCATCGGCGCGGTCTGGGGACCGCTCGGCCGGCCGGCGTCACGGTTCTTCGCCGTCCCCCAGCTGGTGCACCGTGCGGTTCGGGGGACGGTGCCGGCCCTCTCCGGTCCGGGCCCCGCGGGCGCGGCCCCTGCGGGTCCGGCCGCGTACGCCGACGACGGCATGGACACGATCTACGTGAAGGACTGCGGACGCGCGATCGCGCTGCTGCACACGGCGGAGCGGCTCGGCCACCGCACCTACAACGTCTCCGGCGGGCGCGCCACGACGTACCGGGAGTTCGCGACCGCGATCACCGGAGTCATCCCGGACGCGGAGATCGACCTTCGCGAGGGCCGCGACCCGAACGGGCTGGGCCGGGACGTCCACCTCGACATCTCCCGCCTCCGGCAGGACACCGGCTACCGGCACGCCTACGACACCGAGGCCGCCGTGCGCGACTACGTCGACTGGCTGCGGGCGGGCCACGAACGGTAG
- a CDS encoding MarR family winged helix-turn-helix transcriptional regulator: MSSGARDRGDEDGPSPELTSRLGYLFKHARLRLSELTGAALEPYGVDGRDLAVLTVLAANEQASQLQLARRLGVDRTTMVALLDGLQRRGLVTRRAHSEDRRRNAVELTATGREVFERATEAGDEAERRFLAPLTQRDAEQLRQALRLLIRPEHE; this comes from the coding sequence ATGTCCAGCGGAGCACGGGACCGGGGAGACGAGGACGGGCCGAGCCCGGAGCTGACCAGCCGGCTCGGCTATCTCTTCAAGCACGCGCGGCTGCGGCTGTCGGAGCTGACCGGCGCCGCCCTGGAGCCGTACGGAGTGGACGGCAGGGATCTGGCGGTGCTGACCGTGCTGGCCGCCAACGAACAGGCGTCGCAGCTGCAACTCGCCCGGCGGCTCGGCGTCGACCGCACGACGATGGTCGCCCTCCTCGACGGGCTGCAGCGCAGGGGACTGGTCACGCGCCGGGCCCACAGCGAGGACCGGCGGCGCAACGCCGTCGAACTGACCGCGACGGGCCGCGAGGTGTTCGAGCGCGCGACCGAGGCCGGTGACGAGGCCGAACGCCGTTTTCTCGCCCCGCTCACCCAGCGCGACGCGGAGCAGCTGAGACAGGCCCTGCGGCTCCTGATCCGGCCCGAGCACGAGTGA
- a CDS encoding SGNH hydrolase domain-containing protein, giving the protein MWGAALVLVLMTPGGPLLAAPVGAGPPPPGSPPGATLAGPSAVSSHAAPRLWVLRAEPQSPAAPYVGVIGDSTGSQLAGALADELRHRDVGVVIATVGGCQPTDVVLTFQNLDYLRSHQNCVWEGPAKQREMTSRYRPKVVVWSDIMEWSGIQAEDGRTITAGTGEWQRRILESWDRLLARLGDAHLVLVLPSWWAGAPAGHPAAFPVDRQRVLFRSWARRHADRVTVVDLTPVVCPGGPPCQQVVGGVRLRSDTVHYTPEGARRAGQKIINDVDGLRTLRGPSA; this is encoded by the coding sequence ATGTGGGGCGCTGCGCTGGTCCTCGTCCTGATGACGCCGGGCGGACCGCTGCTCGCCGCACCGGTGGGTGCCGGCCCGCCGCCGCCGGGTTCACCGCCCGGCGCGACCCTGGCCGGACCGTCGGCGGTGAGCTCACACGCGGCTCCGCGTCTGTGGGTGCTGCGTGCGGAACCCCAGAGCCCGGCGGCCCCGTACGTCGGCGTCATCGGCGATTCGACCGGCAGCCAGCTCGCCGGCGCGCTGGCCGATGAGCTGCGCCACCGTGACGTGGGCGTGGTCATCGCGACCGTGGGCGGCTGCCAGCCGACCGACGTCGTGCTCACGTTCCAGAACCTGGACTATCTCCGAAGCCACCAGAACTGCGTCTGGGAGGGGCCGGCGAAGCAGCGCGAGATGACGAGCCGGTACCGCCCGAAGGTCGTCGTCTGGTCCGACATCATGGAGTGGTCCGGCATCCAGGCCGAGGACGGCCGGACCATCACCGCGGGCACCGGCGAATGGCAGCGCAGGATCCTGGAGAGCTGGGACCGGCTGCTGGCCCGCCTCGGCGACGCCCACCTGGTCCTCGTCCTGCCGAGCTGGTGGGCCGGGGCGCCCGCGGGCCACCCTGCCGCGTTCCCCGTGGACCGGCAGCGCGTGCTGTTCCGCTCGTGGGCTCGCCGCCATGCGGACCGGGTCACGGTGGTCGACCTGACGCCGGTGGTCTGCCCCGGCGGTCCGCCGTGCCAGCAGGTGGTCGGCGGCGTACGGCTGCGCTCCGACACCGTCCACTACACGCCCGAGGGCGCGCGCCGTGCCGGCCAGAAGATCATTAACGACGTCGACGGCCTGAGAACCCTGCGCGGCCCCTCCGCCTGA
- a CDS encoding EF-hand domain-containing protein — protein MPVTESQAHALAVRFQHWDRDHNGHMEWSDMENAVRRLGEAFGRTEDSREWGALAESCRRYWQVLVQHADTDRDGRISQDEYVTAFGDGVMADPAAFDGVFRSLLENVVRLADVDGDGRLGKEEYTRLMGSWYNAGESDAEALFGRLDADRDGFLTLDELVRSASSTFVDDDPVLTEPPPSR, from the coding sequence ATGCCCGTCACCGAATCCCAGGCACATGCGCTCGCGGTGCGTTTCCAGCACTGGGACCGCGACCACAACGGCCACATGGAGTGGTCCGACATGGAGAACGCCGTGCGACGGCTCGGCGAGGCGTTCGGACGGACCGAGGACTCGCGCGAGTGGGGCGCGCTCGCCGAGTCCTGCCGGCGCTACTGGCAGGTCCTCGTCCAGCACGCCGACACCGACCGCGACGGCCGGATCAGCCAGGACGAGTACGTCACCGCCTTCGGTGACGGGGTGATGGCCGACCCCGCCGCCTTCGACGGCGTGTTCCGGTCACTGCTGGAGAACGTCGTCAGGCTCGCCGACGTCGATGGCGACGGACGGCTCGGCAAGGAGGAGTACACCCGTCTGATGGGCAGCTGGTACAACGCCGGCGAGTCCGACGCCGAGGCGTTGTTCGGCCGGCTGGACGCCGACCGCGACGGCTTCCTCACCCTCGACGAGCTGGTGCGGTCCGCGAGCAGCACCTTCGTCGACGACGATCCGGTCCTGACGGAACCGCCTCCGAGCAGGTGA
- a CDS encoding aldehyde dehydrogenase family protein has translation MSRFLLPGIPSLTIDGAGVTAGQSFEVTNPATGERFASAPDASPAQLDAAFEAAARAFRTWRTDDDARRAALHAMADTIAGATGELAPILTAEQGKPLPWSEFEVQGAAGWLRYYADLERGRQVLRDDETALVELVHAPIGPVATIVPWNFPIFIAVAKVAAALRAGNTVVLKPSPYTPLATLRLGELVRDLLPGGVFNVISGGDALGPAMSAHPLARKISFTGSIATGKKVASAAADDLKRLTLELGGNDPAIVLDDADPGVVAEQLFATAFNNNGQACVAPKRVYVAEALRPALVEALAEHARAAKVGDGADAGTDLGPLNNAAQRDRVRELVDGAVAGGATAVTGGRAPEGPGYFYEPTILTDVSDGARIVDEEQFGPALPVIAYRDVEDALDRANGTMFGLGASVWSADADRAAAVAEQIDAGMTWINTHTAIAFDQPFAGAKWSGIGVEAGELGLDAYTDVRVLHRAK, from the coding sequence GTGTCCAGATTCCTGTTGCCCGGCATTCCGAGCCTGACGATCGACGGTGCGGGGGTCACCGCCGGTCAGAGTTTCGAGGTGACCAATCCCGCCACGGGAGAGCGGTTCGCGAGCGCGCCGGACGCGTCTCCTGCGCAGCTCGACGCGGCCTTCGAGGCCGCCGCGCGTGCGTTCCGTACCTGGCGCACCGACGACGACGCCCGCCGGGCGGCCCTGCACGCGATGGCCGACACGATCGCCGGCGCCACGGGCGAGCTCGCCCCGATCCTCACCGCGGAGCAGGGCAAGCCCCTGCCCTGGTCGGAGTTCGAGGTCCAGGGCGCGGCCGGCTGGCTGCGGTACTACGCGGACCTCGAACGCGGCCGTCAGGTGCTCCGCGACGACGAGACCGCCCTGGTCGAGCTGGTACACGCCCCCATCGGGCCGGTCGCCACGATCGTGCCGTGGAACTTCCCGATCTTCATCGCCGTCGCGAAGGTCGCTGCCGCGCTGCGCGCCGGCAACACCGTCGTGCTCAAGCCGTCGCCGTACACACCGCTGGCGACGCTGAGGCTCGGCGAGCTCGTACGCGACCTGCTGCCCGGAGGCGTGTTCAACGTCATCAGCGGAGGCGACGCGCTCGGGCCCGCGATGTCCGCGCATCCGCTGGCCCGGAAGATCAGCTTCACCGGCTCCATCGCGACCGGGAAGAAGGTCGCGTCGGCGGCCGCCGACGACCTCAAGCGGCTCACCCTGGAGCTCGGCGGCAACGACCCGGCGATCGTGCTCGACGACGCGGACCCGGGCGTTGTCGCCGAGCAGCTCTTCGCCACCGCCTTCAACAACAACGGCCAGGCGTGTGTGGCGCCCAAACGCGTCTACGTCGCCGAGGCTCTGCGCCCCGCTCTCGTGGAGGCGCTCGCCGAGCACGCGCGCGCCGCCAAGGTCGGCGACGGCGCGGACGCCGGCACCGACCTCGGGCCGCTCAACAACGCCGCCCAGCGCGACCGTGTCCGCGAGCTCGTCGACGGCGCCGTGGCCGGCGGCGCCACCGCGGTGACCGGCGGCAGGGCGCCGGAGGGCCCGGGTTACTTCTACGAGCCGACGATCCTCACCGACGTCTCCGACGGAGCGCGGATCGTCGACGAGGAGCAGTTCGGCCCGGCTCTGCCAGTGATCGCCTACCGCGACGTCGAGGACGCGCTGGACCGCGCGAACGGGACGATGTTCGGCCTCGGGGCGTCGGTCTGGAGCGCCGACGCCGACCGGGCCGCGGCCGTCGCCGAGCAGATCGACGCGGGGATGACCTGGATCAACACCCACACCGCGATCGCGTTCGACCAGCCGTTCGCCGGGGCGAAGTGGAGCGGCATCGGCGTCGAGGCGGGCGAGCTCGGTCTCGACGCCTACACCGACGTACGCGTCCTCCACCGGGCCAAGTAG
- a CDS encoding TetR/AcrR family transcriptional regulator, whose translation MPSITRRPQGPDHRAAVEAAVLAATERLLAGGARFTELGVKQIADEAGIARSTFYLHFRDKTDLMVRLARDTRREIFEVGENWLPTNGGLEALIDGFTAIIAIYRERVAVVAAIHETIAYDPVVREFWDGGLTGFIERMRTTLVEEQCAGRVAADMDPDTAARVMSWSGESVIARHVTVRDAADDAKLARELAMQRWYGVYARTAEAP comes from the coding sequence ATGCCTTCGATCACCAGACGCCCCCAGGGCCCCGACCACCGCGCCGCCGTCGAGGCCGCCGTGCTGGCCGCCACCGAGCGGCTGCTCGCCGGCGGCGCGCGCTTCACCGAGCTCGGCGTCAAGCAGATCGCCGACGAGGCGGGCATCGCGCGGTCAACGTTCTACCTGCACTTTCGCGACAAGACGGATCTGATGGTCCGCCTGGCTCGCGACACGCGGCGGGAGATCTTCGAGGTCGGGGAGAACTGGCTGCCGACCAACGGTGGTCTGGAGGCGCTCATCGACGGGTTCACGGCCATCATCGCCATCTACCGCGAGCGTGTCGCCGTGGTGGCCGCGATCCACGAGACCATCGCCTACGACCCGGTCGTCCGTGAGTTCTGGGACGGCGGGCTCACCGGCTTCATCGAGCGCATGCGCACGACGCTGGTGGAGGAGCAGTGCGCCGGGCGGGTGGCGGCGGACATGGACCCCGACACGGCGGCGCGGGTCATGTCCTGGAGCGGAGAGTCGGTCATCGCCCGCCACGTGACGGTCCGCGACGCGGCCGACGACGCGAAGCTGGCCCGTGAGCTGGCCATGCAGCGCTGGTACGGGGTGTACGCGCGTACGGCCGAGGCGCCGTAG
- a CDS encoding NADPH:quinone oxidoreductase family protein yields MYEGRSWQAAEFGAPKDVMRVVEAAWSEPREGQVLVRVRAAGVGYADVLQVLGHYPGVTPPVVPGLEVSGEVVAVPAGSGFAVGGRVMGITPAAMAEPYGGYSDYAYVREERTLPIPAALSFEEAAGFVIPFRTAHQALAERIRMEPGEVLAILGAGGAVGSAAIQLGKALGATVIAIAGGEEKLKFCVAAGADHGVNHREQDVAAELKRLTGGAGVDVLLDPVGGELATRTLQGVGFGGRVLVAGFASGSFLTVDAADLLMRNYSVVGVYGGGTAPEQDAAAHRRLIGLVEEGAIRTPVGTVSEFGEVPDVLSSLTSGGPAGKHIIRVS; encoded by the coding sequence ATGTACGAAGGACGATCCTGGCAGGCGGCCGAGTTCGGCGCGCCCAAGGACGTGATGCGTGTCGTGGAGGCCGCGTGGTCCGAACCACGCGAAGGGCAGGTGCTGGTCCGCGTACGCGCGGCGGGCGTCGGGTACGCCGACGTGCTGCAGGTCCTCGGCCACTACCCGGGCGTGACCCCGCCGGTGGTGCCGGGCCTGGAGGTCTCCGGCGAGGTCGTCGCGGTCCCGGCGGGCTCGGGGTTCGCGGTCGGTGGCCGGGTCATGGGGATCACACCCGCCGCGATGGCCGAGCCGTACGGCGGCTACTCCGACTACGCGTACGTGCGCGAGGAAAGGACGCTCCCGATCCCGGCGGCGCTCTCCTTCGAGGAGGCGGCCGGGTTCGTGATCCCGTTCCGTACCGCCCACCAGGCGCTCGCGGAACGCATCCGGATGGAGCCAGGCGAGGTCCTGGCGATCCTCGGCGCGGGCGGGGCCGTGGGCAGCGCCGCGATCCAGCTCGGCAAGGCGCTCGGCGCCACGGTCATCGCGATCGCGGGCGGCGAGGAGAAGCTGAAGTTCTGCGTGGCCGCCGGTGCCGACCACGGCGTGAACCACCGCGAACAGGACGTCGCGGCGGAACTGAAGCGGCTCACCGGCGGTGCCGGCGTGGACGTGCTCCTCGACCCGGTCGGCGGCGAGCTGGCGACCCGGACCCTGCAGGGCGTCGGATTCGGGGGACGCGTGCTCGTGGCCGGCTTCGCCAGCGGTTCGTTCCTCACCGTCGACGCCGCCGACCTGCTGATGCGCAACTACTCGGTCGTCGGCGTGTACGGCGGCGGAACCGCACCCGAGCAGGACGCCGCCGCCCACCGGAGGCTCATCGGCCTGGTCGAGGAGGGCGCCATCCGTACCCCCGTCGGCACGGTCAGCGAGTTCGGCGAGGTGCCGGACGTACTCAGCAGCCTCACCTCGGGCGGCCCGGCGGGCAAGCACATCATCCGCGTCTCCTGA
- a CDS encoding VOC family protein — MDYRIEVITLPVGDVDRAKRFYTEQAGFTLDVDYHPNSEFRVVQVTPPGSSCSVQFGIGLTTAMPASARAIYLVVDDIEAASRELTARGLAVGPLRHKTSVGDWQGDHAPGADPRRRDYASFVDFADPDGNTWIVQERGFDVT; from the coding sequence ATGGACTACCGCATCGAGGTCATCACCCTGCCCGTCGGCGACGTCGACCGGGCTAAGCGGTTCTATACCGAGCAAGCGGGCTTCACGCTCGATGTCGACTACCACCCGAACAGCGAATTCCGCGTCGTCCAGGTCACGCCGCCGGGATCGTCCTGTTCGGTGCAGTTCGGTATCGGGCTCACCACCGCGATGCCGGCCTCGGCCCGCGCCATCTACCTCGTGGTGGACGACATCGAGGCCGCGAGCCGCGAGCTGACCGCGCGCGGGCTCGCGGTCGGCCCGCTCCGGCACAAGACCTCCGTCGGCGACTGGCAGGGGGACCACGCGCCCGGAGCCGATCCCCGGCGGCGGGACTACGCGAGCTTCGTCGACTTCGCCGACCCGGACGGCAACACCTGGATCGTCCAGGAGCGCGGCTTCGACGTCACTTGA
- a CDS encoding ergothioneine biosynthesis protein EgtC, giving the protein MCRHFAWLGRPRTLAELILEPSYGLPRQAARPRWQNIDLVNRDGFGAGWFPPGEPVPAMSYRRAVPFEADEGFAALAAQISASCVLGAVRGASPGMPIEEAATAPFTNGGCLLSLNGHVSREKTTHLLEPGYVPESTCDAALLATLLWQRLDRGLSLESAVTGLLHELAALDPGACLNLLATDGTRIVATTWAETLCYRAEEDGVLVASEPHDDDPGWIPVPDRHVVVADALGVDVRPLQGDAVTLSDNPLAGDPAA; this is encoded by the coding sequence ATGTGCCGTCACTTCGCCTGGCTGGGCAGGCCACGGACCCTGGCCGAACTCATCCTCGAACCCTCGTACGGGCTGCCGCGCCAGGCCGCCAGGCCGCGCTGGCAGAACATCGACCTCGTCAACCGTGACGGGTTCGGGGCCGGCTGGTTCCCGCCCGGTGAGCCGGTTCCCGCGATGTCCTACCGTCGGGCGGTGCCGTTCGAGGCCGATGAGGGGTTCGCCGCGCTCGCCGCGCAGATCTCGGCGTCCTGCGTGCTCGGCGCGGTCCGCGGCGCGAGCCCCGGCATGCCGATCGAGGAGGCCGCCACCGCGCCCTTCACCAACGGCGGCTGCCTGCTCAGCCTGAACGGCCACGTCAGCCGGGAGAAGACCACACATCTGCTGGAGCCGGGATACGTGCCGGAGTCGACGTGCGACGCGGCGCTGCTCGCCACGCTGCTGTGGCAGCGCCTCGACCGCGGCCTGTCGCTGGAGTCCGCCGTGACCGGGCTCCTGCACGAACTGGCCGCACTCGACCCGGGCGCCTGCCTGAACCTGCTCGCCACCGACGGCACCCGGATCGTGGCGACGACATGGGCCGAGACGCTCTGCTACCGGGCGGAGGAGGACGGCGTACTGGTGGCCAGCGAGCCGCACGACGACGACCCCGGCTGGATCCCCGTACCGGACCGCCACGTCGTCGTCGCGGACGCACTCGGCGTCGACGTCCGCCCGCTGCAAGGGGACGCGGTGACACTGTCCGACAACCCCCTCGCCGGCGACCCCGCCGCCTGA
- a CDS encoding N-acetylglutaminylglutamine amidotransferase yields MCGLSGEIRLDGDVADVTAVAAMTRAMEPRGPDGSGLWSQGPVALGHRRLKIIDLSDRAAQPMTDSDLGLTAVFNGCLYNYKDLREELRAEGYRFFSTSDTEVLLKAYHRWGAECVGRFMGMFAFAIVERDSGLVVLGRDRLGIKPLYVTRDARRLRFASTLPALLAGGGISTDIDLAALHHYMTFHSVVPPPRTIFTSVQKLPPATVRTIRPDGSAEDLVYWRPSFTRDLSRDDWSDAVLAALRTAVDRRMVADVPVGVLLSGGLDSSFIVALLAEAGQRDLKTFSIGFASAGGESGDEFAYSDLVAERFGTDHHQIRIEDSRLLPALTGAVTAMSEPMVSHDAVAFYLLSQEVARHVKVVQSGQGADEVFAGYDWYPPLAGVPRAGVTDAYAKVFFDRPHSALAGVLSPAYLLENDVSGDFARTHLGAPGADTALDAALRLDTTVMLVDDPVKRVDNMTMAWGLEARTPFLDHELVELAASCPPELKLAADGKGVLKDAARGMVPDEVIDRTKGYFPVPAIRHLSGPYLELVREALHDPAAKSRGLFRQDHVDELLAAPDEHRTTLGASALWQLALLELWLQAHGA; encoded by the coding sequence ATGTGCGGACTGAGCGGAGAGATCCGGCTGGACGGTGACGTCGCCGACGTCACCGCCGTGGCGGCGATGACCCGGGCGATGGAGCCCCGCGGCCCGGACGGCAGCGGCCTGTGGTCCCAGGGCCCGGTGGCGCTCGGCCACCGGCGCCTGAAGATCATCGACCTGTCGGACCGTGCCGCCCAGCCGATGACGGACAGCGACCTGGGCCTGACCGCGGTCTTCAACGGCTGTCTCTACAACTACAAGGACCTGCGCGAGGAGCTGCGAGCCGAGGGCTACCGGTTCTTCTCCACCTCTGACACCGAGGTCCTGCTCAAGGCCTACCACCGATGGGGTGCCGAGTGCGTCGGCCGCTTCATGGGGATGTTCGCCTTCGCCATCGTCGAGCGCGACTCCGGGCTGGTCGTCCTCGGCCGTGACCGCCTGGGCATCAAGCCCCTGTACGTCACGCGGGACGCGCGGCGGCTGAGGTTCGCCTCCACCCTGCCCGCGCTGCTGGCCGGCGGCGGCATCTCCACCGACATCGACCTGGCGGCGCTCCACCACTACATGACCTTCCACTCGGTGGTGCCGCCGCCGCGCACGATCTTCACCTCGGTGCAGAAGCTCCCTCCCGCCACGGTGCGCACCATCCGGCCGGACGGCAGCGCCGAGGACCTGGTCTACTGGCGGCCCTCGTTCACCCGGGACCTGAGCCGCGACGACTGGAGCGACGCGGTGCTCGCGGCGTTGCGGACCGCGGTGGACCGGCGGATGGTCGCCGACGTGCCCGTCGGCGTGCTGCTGTCCGGCGGACTGGACTCCAGCTTCATCGTGGCGCTGCTGGCCGAGGCCGGGCAGCGGGACCTGAAAACGTTCAGCATCGGGTTCGCCTCGGCGGGCGGCGAGTCGGGCGACGAGTTCGCCTACTCCGACCTGGTCGCCGAGCGGTTCGGCACCGACCATCACCAGATCCGGATCGAGGACTCACGGCTGCTGCCCGCGCTCACGGGCGCGGTCACGGCGATGAGCGAGCCGATGGTCAGCCACGACGCCGTCGCGTTCTACCTGCTGTCCCAGGAGGTCGCACGCCACGTCAAGGTCGTGCAGTCCGGTCAGGGGGCGGACGAGGTCTTCGCCGGATATGACTGGTATCCGCCGCTCGCCGGCGTCCCGCGGGCCGGTGTCACCGATGCCTACGCCAAGGTGTTCTTCGACCGGCCGCACTCCGCACTGGCCGGCGTGCTCAGCCCGGCGTACCTGCTGGAGAACGACGTCAGCGGCGACTTCGCGCGCACGCATCTCGGCGCGCCGGGCGCGGATACCGCGCTCGACGCAGCCCTGCGGCTCGACACCACCGTCATGCTGGTCGACGACCCGGTCAAACGCGTCGACAACATGACGATGGCCTGGGGCCTGGAGGCACGCACCCCCTTCCTCGACCACGAGCTGGTCGAGCTGGCCGCGTCCTGCCCGCCCGAACTCAAGCTCGCCGCCGACGGCAAGGGCGTGTTGAAGGACGCCGCGCGGGGCATGGTGCCCGACGAAGTGATCGACCGGACCAAGGGGTACTTCCCGGTGCCCGCGATCCGTCACTTGTCCGGTCCCTATCTTGAATTGGTGCGCGAGGCGCTGCACGACCCGGCGGCGAAGTCACGTGGGCTGTTCCGGCAGGACCACGTCGACGAGCTGCTGGCCGCGCCCGACGAGCACCGGACGACTCTGGGCGCCAGTGCGCTGTGGCAACTGGCGCTGCTGGAGCTCTGGCTCCAGGCGCACGGAGCATAA